From Ailuropoda melanoleuca isolate Jingjing chromosome 8, ASM200744v2, whole genome shotgun sequence, a single genomic window includes:
- the LOC100467234 gene encoding LOW QUALITY PROTEIN: transmembrane epididymal protein 1 (The sequence of the model RefSeq protein was modified relative to this genomic sequence to represent the inferred CDS: deleted 1 base in 1 codon; substituted 1 base at 1 genomic stop codon) has translation MGKFIGHLYPGLYIFYYGLYQASVVFKAMIVYDSLLYPSWPPRNKGIWARLWKISYGGLLKMVTGSILTVYVVLCLDDMMVLMDKKNALRFMYPKEWQHLTMFILLTLNGCVDVMSKNLLPRRCVLLEKCTLALMFYVLLLLLTSHVQDSTGIELQTHCLLILVVFLLMLVLTIELWTPDTFHLLLIETFLFLMMGSWLIQVGFILYKPVTGYPWQDDDISDIMFVTTFFCWHVMINALCLLGIYGISSLWYRRYWPSLKLRGSKEAPHHKGSLYKLLQGVEQSEKEDQALLLSKSSSXDRA, from the exons ATGGGAAAATTCATAGGTCATTTATATCCAGGgctatatattttctattatggaCTGTATCAGGCCTCAGTGGTCTTTAAGGCCATGATAGTCTATGACTCACTCCTCTATCCTTCATGGCCCCCCAGGAATAAAGGAATATGGGCCAGGCTGTGGAAAATATCCTACGGAGGTTTGCTGAAGATGGTGACTGGCTCCATCTTAACGGTTTATGTGGTCTTATGTCTTGATGATATGATGGTACTCATGGACAAGAAGAATGCACTGAGATTTATGTACCCCAAAGAGTGGCAGCACCTCACAATGTTCATCCTCCTCACCCTCAACGGCTGTGTAGATGTCATGAGCAAGAACTTGCTGCCTCGGAGGTGTGTGCTTCTAGAAAAATGCACACTGGCCCTGATGTTCTATGTGCTCCTGCTGTTGTTGACATCACATGTCCAGGACTCAACAGGGATAGAGCTTCAGACACACTGTCTGCTCATCTTGGTGGTGTTCCTATTGATGCTGGTGTTGACTATAGAGCTGTGGACT CCTGACACATTTCACCTCTTGCTGATTGAGACTTTTCTGTTTCTGATGATGGGCTCCTGGCTGATACAGGTGGGCTTTATTCTGTACAAGCCAGTCACTGGCTACCCATGGCAGGATGATGACATCAGCGACATCATGTTTGTCACCACCTTCTTCTGTTGGCATGTGATGATCAATGCTTTGTGTCTGTTGGGAATCTATGGCATCTCTTCCCTTTGGTATCGTCGTTACTGGCCCAGCTTGAAGCTGAGGGGATCCAAAGAAGCCCCACATCACAAGGGATCCCTCTACAAATTGCTGCAGGGAGTGGAGCAGTCCGAGAAAGAAGACCAGGCTCTTCTCCTTTCAAAAAGCTCTTCCTGAGACAGGGCCtag